The genomic DNA CTAGACCGCCCGGAGTTGCTGACGTCGTGCGGGAACCCTTCGCTATTCACCGAGGTCAGAGTCACTGATGACCACGGCAATACGCTGCCACCTGGTGAACTCGGAGAAATCAGTGTGCTCACGCCCTTCGCGCTCACCGAGTACATTGGCAACCCTGAGGCTACCGCCGAGAAGTTCTGGGGCGATTGGGTGCGAACAGGTGACATGGGCACCATGGACGAGCAAGGCTACGTCTACCTGAAAGACCGCCGCAATGACATGATCATTTCGGGCGGGTTCAACGTCTATTCCCGTGAGGTAGAGGACGTACTGTCCAAGCACCCGCAGGTTTCGCAGGCGGCTGTTATCGGTATCCCACACGATGACTGGGGCGAAGCGGTTCACGCTGTTGTTGTGCTTCGAGAACCTGAGGCCGGGACATCGTCTGAGACATTAACAGAAGACGAGTTGATCGATTTCTGCCGGAACAAGCTGGCCGGATACGCTCGCCCGAAAACCGTTGAGTTCGTCCCTGAGCTACCCGTGACGCCATTCGGCAAGATCGATAAGAAAGTCTTACGTGCCACACACTGGGAAGGCATGGCCCGGGCTATCGGGTAACGACTGCCGTTCTCGCACGCTTAAGCTCTGGTCGGTCCCGCTTGCTGAGGTCGACCAGAGCTCTTTCTTAGTCCTGGTGAAACTGCGCCAAGCAGTTGATTCGCCCGGAGAATTTACTCGTCTGCAGCGATGTTCCACGGACATGTTCAACCCCTTAGCGCATAATGCAGTATTCTCGCCAGAATATATCTTGACCTGTGGCACTAATCACAGATAAGCTAGCGATCGATCGGTCGCCTATATATCCCGGTGACTCTCTCATTCTTCATTTGTATAACCCTCCCCTGAAAGGCCGTACCCATGCCATTTAAAAATAGGGCTCCTCGAACACGGAGATCGCTTGCTACTGTCTCTTTCGGCGCGGTCGCAGCACTATTGCTATCAAGCTGCGGCGGCTCTGCGGGTGGTGGTGCAAGCGCAGAAGCGGGAGATGGTTTCGAATACGGGGCATCACAGGAAGAGGTTAGCGAAGCTATAGCCGACCTCGAGCCAGTGACGCTGACGTATCAACCCGGCGCTGCGTCTCCAAATACGCCAAATGCCGCTAATGCACACGCTTTCGTCGAAGCTATCGAAGAGCGCTCCGAGGGCAAAATCAACTTCGAGGTCGCTTGGGGCCAGTCGATTGCCGATCACGGTGAGATAGAGGCTGCCCTTGCTGATGGTCGTATCGACATCGCTTTCGTCGCTACGATCTATCAGCCGGATGAGTATCCGGTGGCTGACTCCTTCAGCAAACTGACGCACTATTCTGCACCCAGCCCACTGGTCGGTGAAGTTGTCTCGGCGGCCATGATGAGCGACCTAGGGTGGAATAGTGATGAGTTGCTAGCAGAATACTCGGATAAGGGCCTCGTGCCGCTCTCTCCAATGATGAGCTCCGGCGACTACTACACGGCCTGTGGCCAGCCTGGAACGAGTCTTGAAGATTGGGACGGTCGACAAATGCGCATCGCCGGAAGCGCACACAGTGCCATTGCAGAGGGCATCGGCGCCACAGGCGTATCGATGGCATATAACGAGCTCTTCGAAGCCATCCAGCGAGGTACTGTCGACTGTACTTTCACTCAACCGCAAGTCGCCGGAGGGGTAGGCATTATGGAAGCCGCACCTTATCTCGGGATATTTTCTGATCGACGCATGACGGGATCGGCAACATCCGGAAATATCGCCGGCTCTGGCTTCCAATCCCTACCACTGGCATATCAGCAAATCATATTCGATGCGCAAATCGACCACTTCCATGGCAACTTGGTTGCCACAATGGATGCCGCCCTTCAGATGGTTCACGATCTGAACGATGCCGGCGGGGAAGTCTCAACTTTTGAACCCGACGCGGAAGCACGCATCCAAGAAATTCAAGAGGAGCTCGTCGACGAGATGATTGCTGAAGGTCGCCTCGATCAGGGCATCCGTGATCGAATGCAAGAGCTTGAAGAAAAATGGACTGGCATTGTCGAAGAACTCGGGTATGAGGACGGCGGCAGCCTGGCAGAACTCGACGAGTGGTATGAAGAAGGCAGTGTCGACTTCCGCCCGGTAAGCCAGGCACTGTTCGAAGACGCTGCACTCCCCCACCGCCCACAGTAACGCTCTGGGCAGCGGCCGGTTCGTCACGATTCTCCTAGGAACCTGACGAACCGGCCACTTCTGTTCCCAAGTCGGCCGGAACAATATCTTGCCTTTCTGAGCTACAACGCCTACGCATAATCCGAGGAACGACGAAGGAACTTCAGTGACCATTGAATTCAAACTGGCCCGCACCCAACTCCCGACCGCTGACATCTATCGCCACGCCTACGAACTGCCGGACCATCCGGCTCTGGTGGGAGAAACCACCGTTA from Enteractinococcus fodinae includes the following:
- a CDS encoding type 2 periplasmic-binding domain-containing protein, which produces MTLTYQPGAASPNTPNAANAHAFVEAIEERSEGKINFEVAWGQSIADHGEIEAALADGRIDIAFVATIYQPDEYPVADSFSKLTHYSAPSPLVGEVVSAAMMSDLGWNSDELLAEYSDKGLVPLSPMMSSGDYYTACGQPGTSLEDWDGRQMRIAGSAHSAIAEGIGATGVSMAYNELFEAIQRGTVDCTFTQPQVAGGVGIMEAAPYLGIFSDRRMTGSATSGNIAGSGFQSLPLAYQQIIFDAQIDHFHGNLVATMDAALQMVHDLNDAGGEVSTFEPDAEARIQEIQEELVDEMIAEGRLDQGIRDRMQELEEKWTGIVEELGYEDGGSLAELDEWYEEGSVDFRPVSQALFEDAALPHRPQ